Proteins encoded by one window of Pseudomonas tructae:
- a CDS encoding CaiB/BaiF CoA transferase family protein, which yields MGALSHLRVLDLSRVLAGPWSGQILADLGAEVIKVERPGSGDDTRAWGPPFLKDAYGENTSEAAYYLAANRNKRSLTIDFTQPEGQHLVRELAAKSDVLIENFKVGGLSAYGLDYESLKAINPRLVYCSVTGFGQTGPYAKRAGYDFMIQGLGGLMSLTGRSEGEEGAGPVKVGVALTDILTGLYSTVAILAALAHRDRDGGGQHIDMALLDVQVACLANQAMNYLTTGTPPRRLGNAHPNIVPYQDFPTADGDFILTVGNDGQFRKFAEVAGQPQWADDPRFATNKQRVANRAELIPLIRQATVFKTTAQWVAQLEQVGVPCGPINDLAQMFADPQVKARGLAIEMPHPLAGQVPQVASPIRLSKTPVEYRHAPPLLGEHTEQILGEVLGLSNAEIERLRVARVV from the coding sequence ATGGGCGCGCTATCTCATCTGCGGGTGCTGGACCTGTCGCGAGTGCTGGCCGGGCCGTGGTCCGGGCAGATTCTTGCTGACCTGGGCGCCGAAGTGATCAAGGTCGAGCGTCCAGGCAGCGGCGATGACACGCGCGCCTGGGGGCCGCCCTTCCTCAAGGACGCCTATGGCGAAAACACCAGTGAGGCGGCCTACTACCTGGCGGCCAATCGCAACAAGCGTTCGCTGACCATCGATTTCACCCAGCCCGAGGGCCAGCATCTGGTGCGCGAGCTGGCGGCCAAGTCGGACGTGCTGATCGAGAACTTCAAGGTGGGTGGGCTGTCTGCCTATGGGCTGGACTATGAAAGCCTGAAGGCGATCAATCCGCGTCTGGTGTATTGCTCGGTCACCGGCTTCGGCCAAACCGGCCCCTACGCCAAGCGTGCCGGCTATGATTTCATGATCCAGGGGCTGGGTGGGCTGATGAGCTTGACCGGGCGCTCGGAGGGTGAAGAAGGTGCCGGGCCGGTAAAGGTGGGTGTAGCGCTGACTGACATCCTCACCGGGCTGTACTCGACCGTAGCGATTCTGGCCGCCCTCGCCCATCGTGACCGCGATGGCGGCGGCCAGCACATCGATATGGCGTTGCTCGACGTGCAGGTTGCCTGCCTGGCCAACCAGGCCATGAATTACCTTACTACCGGCACGCCGCCTCGGCGCCTGGGCAATGCTCATCCCAACATCGTGCCTTACCAGGACTTCCCGACTGCTGACGGCGATTTCATTCTGACTGTGGGCAACGACGGGCAGTTTCGCAAGTTCGCCGAGGTTGCTGGCCAGCCGCAGTGGGCGGACGATCCGCGTTTTGCTACTAATAAGCAGCGGGTTGCCAATCGTGCCGAACTGATCCCGTTGATCCGCCAGGCCACGGTGTTCAAGACCACTGCGCAATGGGTCGCGCAGCTGGAGCAGGTGGGTGTGCCGTGCGGTCCTATCAATGACCTGGCGCAGATGTTTGCCGATCCTCAGGTCAAGGCGCGGGGGCTGGCGATCGAAATGCCTCACCCGCTTGCCGGCCAGGTGCCGCAGGTGGCCAGCCCGATTCGTTTGTCCAAGACGCCAGTGGAGTATCGCCATGCGCCGCCGTTGCTGGGTGAGCATACCGAGCAGATCCTCGGTGAGGTGCTGGGCCTGTCGAATGCGGAGATCGAGCGTTTGCGGGTGGCCAGGGTGGTCTGA
- a CDS encoding PepSY-associated TM helix domain-containing protein has translation MRQHYVLLHRYLGLITALFLALAGLTGSVLAFHHELDEWLNPSFYEAPAVGERQQPGVLVDKLQAEHPRLQVWYMEYPNEPGHAALLAMVPRNDPASGEPYAEKNTVFYLDPVSGLTLGKRFWGECCFSRENFMPFMLELHYSLTLPGNWGILLMGVVAIMWVIDCFIAVLLTFPRGRPFWGKWAKAWKIKGGHAYRLNMDIHRAGGLWLWLLLLPIAISSVAMNLPAQVFKPAVSLFSPVEPSVYEARGGLPKDQLGVTQLSYQQAYQLAQQEGQRLGLTAPIGELYYSFEYNFYGAGFGQHDTDAQGKSWLFFHGTDGRLLGKEIAGQGTLGERFYRLQLPIHGGRIIGMTGQVLIAVLGVMIAVLSLTGVYIWWRKLQARRSGKVRRAA, from the coding sequence ATGCGTCAGCATTACGTATTGCTACACCGCTACCTCGGCCTGATCACTGCACTGTTTCTGGCCCTGGCCGGCCTTACCGGCAGTGTCCTGGCCTTTCATCACGAACTGGACGAGTGGCTCAACCCGTCGTTCTACGAAGCCCCCGCGGTGGGTGAACGGCAGCAACCGGGCGTGCTTGTGGATAAGTTGCAGGCCGAGCACCCGCGGCTGCAGGTCTGGTACATGGAGTACCCAAACGAGCCAGGGCATGCCGCGCTGCTGGCGATGGTGCCGCGCAACGACCCTGCGAGCGGCGAGCCCTATGCCGAGAAGAACACCGTGTTCTATCTCGATCCGGTCAGCGGCCTGACCCTGGGCAAGCGTTTCTGGGGCGAATGCTGTTTCTCCCGCGAGAACTTCATGCCATTCATGCTCGAGTTGCACTACAGCCTGACCCTGCCCGGCAACTGGGGGATTCTGCTGATGGGCGTGGTGGCAATCATGTGGGTAATCGACTGCTTTATCGCCGTGCTGCTGACCTTTCCCCGTGGGCGGCCGTTCTGGGGCAAGTGGGCGAAAGCCTGGAAGATCAAAGGTGGCCATGCCTATCGGCTGAACATGGATATCCACAGGGCGGGCGGTTTGTGGTTGTGGTTATTGCTGCTGCCGATTGCGATCAGCAGCGTGGCGATGAACCTGCCAGCCCAGGTGTTCAAACCGGCGGTGTCGCTGTTTTCACCGGTCGAGCCAAGCGTGTATGAGGCCCGTGGGGGCCTGCCCAAGGACCAACTGGGGGTTACCCAACTGAGCTATCAACAGGCTTATCAGTTGGCACAGCAGGAAGGTCAGCGGCTGGGGCTAACGGCACCGATCGGTGAGCTGTACTACAGCTTCGAGTACAACTTCTACGGCGCGGGGTTTGGCCAGCACGATACCGATGCCCAGGGTAAGTCCTGGTTGTTCTTTCATGGGACTGACGGGCGTCTGCTGGGCAAGGAGATTGCCGGACAAGGCACCCTGGGGGAACGCTTTTACCGCCTGCAGCTCCCCATCCATGGCGGGCGCATCATCGGGATGACCGGGCAGGTGTTGATTGCAGTGTTGGGGGTGATGATTGCGGTGCTGTCGTTGACCGGGGTGTATATCTGGTGGCGCAAGTTGCAGGCGCGGCGCAGTGGGAAGGTGCGCAGGGCTGCCTAA
- a CDS encoding TonB-dependent siderophore receptor codes for MRNASPLLRLNKKNDFQSDLDSAAGSLLGKAIRAALLGTALGIAAVPAVTLAAQVGSVSQQYNIPAGSLDEVLNQFARKAGITLSSTPQTTQGLQSPGLQGNYATDQALHQLLNGSGLEAVSQDGGSYVLRAQPQDAALSLPSTEVREFALGNALGSMEGYNATHSQVATKTSAPILETSQSVSVVTRQQMDDQGSQTVAQTMRYTPGVLTNPYGATHRYDYVAMRGFNDGSVDNIYLDGLKSMGDSGTYSTMQVDPYFLERVDILKGPSSVLYGRSSPGGLVALTSKKPLYEAYHQVQASVGTQGQRGVGFDFSGPLDDDKRIAYRLVGLADQSDTQFDHNKEKRFALAPTVSINFSEDTSLTLQAYLQHDPDGGYHAGVPADGALHQRNGQRISDHFFEGEPGIDRYERDQQSFGYQFEHRFNDVFTARQNFRYLDSTVKMDQVYAWGWTTPTSNELNRYYTGGDEKLHAYIIDNMLQAEYFTGSAKHTTLLGLDYQRRKTVVDWRSGALAPINAFDPQYGNSEITYFDPTSYLRRLQQTGVYLQDLIELDQWRFSLGLRQDWVKTSDENRIAEASRPLGTKISDERTKLTGRAGVLYLFENGIAPYISYSESFNPNSYADQSGNPLAPTDGTQWEAGIKYQPPGTDNLFTASVFRIEQENLASKLPQEEFYRPIGQVRSQGLELEAHMQVTDNLKVLGSYTFTDIEYSKSMPSTLFASDLDNKGNSPTQAPRHMASLWADYNFRQGALDGLRLGGGVRYVGSSWVDAENTMKVPSYTLFDASLGYDLGKVGLKGVDVRLNANNLTNESYIASCASLSYCYMGEERNVSATVSYQF; via the coding sequence ATGCGTAATGCTTCGCCCCTGCTGCGGCTCAACAAGAAAAATGATTTTCAATCTGACTTAGATTCTGCAGCCGGCAGCTTGCTAGGCAAGGCTATCCGCGCCGCGCTGCTCGGTACCGCCCTGGGCATCGCTGCCGTACCGGCAGTGACGCTGGCCGCCCAGGTGGGCAGTGTCAGCCAGCAGTACAACATCCCCGCAGGCTCCCTGGATGAGGTGCTCAACCAATTCGCCCGCAAGGCCGGCATCACTTTGTCGAGCACCCCGCAAACGACCCAGGGCTTGCAATCGCCAGGCCTGCAAGGCAACTACGCCACCGACCAGGCCCTGCACCAGTTGCTCAACGGTTCGGGCCTGGAGGCCGTCAGTCAGGATGGCGGTAGCTATGTGCTGCGAGCTCAGCCACAGGACGCCGCGCTGTCGTTGCCGAGCACCGAAGTACGCGAGTTTGCCCTGGGTAATGCGCTGGGCAGCATGGAAGGCTACAACGCCACCCACAGCCAGGTGGCGACCAAGACCAGTGCGCCGATTCTGGAAACCTCGCAATCTGTATCGGTGGTCACTCGTCAGCAAATGGACGACCAGGGCTCGCAGACGGTGGCCCAGACCATGCGCTACACCCCGGGCGTGCTGACCAACCCCTATGGCGCCACGCACCGATACGACTACGTCGCCATGCGCGGCTTCAACGACGGCTCTGTGGATAACATCTATCTGGACGGTCTCAAGTCCATGGGTGATAGCGGCACCTACAGCACCATGCAGGTCGACCCGTACTTCCTCGAGCGGGTGGATATCCTCAAGGGGCCGTCTTCGGTGCTCTATGGCCGCAGCTCACCCGGTGGCCTGGTCGCCCTGACCAGCAAGAAGCCCCTGTATGAGGCCTATCATCAAGTTCAGGCCAGCGTCGGCACCCAGGGCCAGCGTGGCGTTGGATTCGACTTCAGCGGCCCGCTGGATGACGACAAGCGCATTGCCTACCGCCTGGTGGGGCTGGCCGATCAGTCCGACACCCAGTTCGACCACAATAAAGAAAAACGCTTCGCCCTGGCACCGACCGTCAGCATCAACTTCAGCGAAGACACCTCGCTGACCCTGCAGGCTTACCTGCAACACGACCCTGACGGCGGCTACCACGCCGGCGTGCCAGCCGATGGCGCACTGCACCAACGCAATGGCCAGCGTATCTCCGATCATTTCTTTGAAGGCGAGCCGGGGATCGATCGCTACGAGCGCGATCAACAGTCGTTCGGCTACCAGTTCGAACATCGCTTCAACGACGTGTTCACTGCACGGCAGAACTTCCGCTACCTGGATTCAACGGTGAAAATGGACCAGGTCTATGCCTGGGGCTGGACCACCCCAACCAGCAACGAACTGAACCGCTACTACACCGGCGGCGATGAAAAACTGCACGCCTACATCATCGACAACATGCTTCAGGCCGAATACTTCACCGGCAGTGCCAAGCACACCACTTTACTGGGCCTGGACTACCAGCGGCGCAAGACCGTGGTCGACTGGCGCAGTGGCGCCCTGGCACCGATCAATGCCTTCGACCCGCAGTACGGCAACTCGGAAATTACCTACTTTGACCCCACAAGCTATCTGCGTCGCCTGCAGCAGACCGGCGTGTACCTGCAGGACCTGATCGAGCTTGACCAGTGGCGTTTCTCCCTGGGCCTGCGCCAGGACTGGGTGAAGACCTCGGATGAAAACCGCATCGCCGAAGCCAGCCGCCCGTTGGGTACCAAGATCAGCGACGAACGCACCAAGCTGACCGGCCGCGCCGGTGTGCTGTACCTGTTCGAGAACGGTATTGCGCCGTATATCAGCTACTCCGAGTCGTTCAACCCCAACTCCTACGCCGACCAGTCGGGCAACCCACTGGCACCGACTGACGGTACCCAGTGGGAAGCCGGTATCAAGTACCAGCCGCCGGGCACCGACAACCTGTTCACGGCCTCGGTGTTCCGCATCGAGCAGGAGAACCTTGCGTCCAAACTGCCGCAGGAAGAGTTCTACCGCCCTATCGGCCAAGTCCGCTCCCAGGGCCTGGAGCTGGAAGCGCATATGCAGGTCACCGATAACCTCAAAGTCCTCGGCAGCTACACCTTCACCGATATCGAATACTCCAAGTCGATGCCGAGCACGCTGTTTGCCAGCGACCTCGATAACAAGGGTAATTCGCCGACCCAGGCGCCGCGGCACATGGCCTCGCTGTGGGCTGACTACAACTTCCGCCAGGGCGCCCTCGATGGTCTGCGTCTGGGTGGCGGTGTGCGCTATGTCGGCTCCAGCTGGGTCGACGCCGAGAACACTATGAAAGTGCCTTCCTACACCCTGTTCGATGCTTCGCTTGGCTATGACTTGGGCAAGGTCGGGCTCAAGGGGGTTGATGTACGGCTCAATGCCAACAACCTCACCAATGAAAGCTACATCGCCTCCTGTGCCAGCCTGAGTTACTGCTACATGGGTGAAGAGCGCAATGTCAGTGCCACGGTCAGCTATCAGTTCTGA
- a CDS encoding FecR domain-containing protein — protein sequence MAPLNPGPRVVKQAIHWMLQLRESGHNPHLQQQCEQWRAAQQEHELAWQRLQSLHQELDLRTLPGASVALQTLENGSLRLQRRQALKLLSGVLVLGSAAWLGKDLEALSPWTSDLASATGEQRSVRLPDGSLLQLNTSSAADLAFDASQRLVRLKHGELMLTCAKDSSTPGRPLLVRTRDALLQGFDARFVVRQEHDCTRVSISQGIVALHHSGALQWLQSGRAYRLDARGATLLQNQDMDAGAWAEGLIVTRDMRLGDFLAEVGRYRHGYVSCAADIADLRLSGVFRLDDTDKLLQLLPQTLPVKVNYRTRWWVRLERLA from the coding sequence ATGGCCCCCCTCAATCCTGGCCCACGGGTAGTCAAGCAAGCCATCCACTGGATGCTCCAGCTGCGTGAAAGCGGCCACAACCCCCATTTGCAGCAGCAATGCGAACAGTGGCGCGCCGCTCAACAGGAACACGAACTGGCCTGGCAACGGCTGCAATCGCTGCATCAGGAACTCGACCTGCGCACCCTGCCAGGGGCCAGCGTGGCCTTGCAGACCCTGGAGAACGGCAGCCTGCGCCTGCAACGGCGTCAGGCCTTGAAGCTGCTCAGCGGTGTACTGGTACTCGGCTCGGCAGCCTGGCTCGGCAAGGACCTGGAGGCCCTGAGCCCCTGGACCTCCGACCTTGCCAGTGCCACGGGCGAACAACGCAGCGTGCGCCTGCCAGACGGCTCGTTGCTGCAACTGAACACCAGCAGCGCCGCCGACCTTGCCTTCGATGCCAGCCAACGCCTGGTTCGACTCAAGCATGGCGAGCTGATGCTGACCTGCGCCAAGGATTCGAGCACCCCGGGCCGCCCCTTGCTGGTACGCACCCGCGATGCCTTGCTGCAAGGGTTCGACGCTCGTTTCGTGGTTCGCCAGGAGCATGACTGCACTCGGGTCAGCATCAGCCAGGGCATCGTCGCCCTGCATCACTCGGGGGCCTTGCAGTGGCTGCAGTCAGGCAGGGCTTATCGCCTCGATGCTCGAGGTGCCACCCTGCTGCAGAATCAGGACATGGATGCCGGCGCCTGGGCCGAGGGGCTGATTGTCACGCGCGACATGCGCCTGGGCGACTTTCTCGCCGAGGTCGGGCGCTATCGCCACGGTTATGTGAGTTGCGCCGCAGACATTGCCGACTTGCGCCTGTCCGGGGTGTTTCGCCTGGATGACACCGACAAGCTGTTGCAACTACTGCCGCAGACACTGCCGGTGAAGGTCAACTATCGCACGCGCTGGTGGGTACGCCTGGAGCGGCTGGCGTGA
- a CDS encoding sigma-70 family RNA polymerase sigma factor, producing MPSPESVHTLYSHHHSWLNTWLRSKLGNAADAADLAQDTFVRLLQRREQLELTAPRAFLRTIARGLVIDHWRREELHRAYLEALSHLPEAEVPSLETRELLLELLERIAQMLDGLKPKVRRAFLLAQCEGLTHQEIAEHMGVSLRSVERYVADALYHCYLLRYAAEA from the coding sequence ATGCCCTCTCCAGAGTCCGTGCACACGCTTTACAGCCACCACCACAGCTGGCTGAACACCTGGTTGCGCAGCAAACTGGGCAATGCCGCCGATGCCGCAGACCTGGCTCAGGACACTTTCGTACGCCTGTTGCAACGGCGCGAACAACTGGAGCTCACTGCACCCCGTGCGTTTTTGCGCACCATCGCCCGTGGCCTGGTGATCGACCATTGGCGGCGGGAAGAACTACACCGCGCTTACCTCGAAGCCCTGTCACACCTGCCAGAGGCCGAAGTGCCGTCGTTGGAAACCCGCGAACTGCTGCTGGAGTTGCTCGAACGCATCGCGCAGATGCTCGACGGCCTCAAGCCCAAGGTGCGCCGCGCCTTCTTGCTGGCGCAATGTGAAGGCCTGACCCACCAGGAAATCGCCGAACACATGGGAGTGTCCCTGCGCTCAGTCGAGCGCTACGTGGCCGATGCCCTGTATCACTGCTACCTGCTGCGCTATGCAGCCGAGGCCTGA
- a CDS encoding SRPBCC family protein: MQTLQPDTLIHNPDGCRVIASIDIASDAASVWNIVGNFAGFPVFIPALAHIEMTGSGVRSVRKKLFKDGNVVIEQLNSRDEQAMHMTWSLIYTSLNIGNLWAAMQVEALGERQARATWTIQAEPWEGGSEALPAFQAFLQGFADEAMGNVRNLLS, encoded by the coding sequence ATGCAAACCCTTCAACCCGACACACTTATCCACAACCCTGATGGCTGCCGCGTGATTGCCAGCATCGACATCGCCAGCGATGCCGCCAGCGTCTGGAACATCGTTGGCAATTTCGCCGGTTTCCCGGTGTTCATCCCGGCCCTGGCGCACATCGAGATGACCGGCAGCGGCGTACGTTCAGTGCGCAAGAAGCTGTTCAAGGACGGCAACGTGGTCATCGAGCAGCTCAATAGCCGTGACGAGCAGGCCATGCACATGACCTGGAGCCTGATCTACACCAGCCTGAACATCGGCAACCTGTGGGCAGCGATGCAGGTCGAGGCGCTGGGTGAGCGCCAGGCGCGGGCAACCTGGACCATCCAGGCCGAACCATGGGAAGGCGGCAGCGAGGCGCTGCCGGCCTTTCAGGCGTTTTTGCAGGGGTTTGCCGATGAGGCGATGGGCAACGTGAGGAATTTGTTGAGTTAA